The Nocardioides luti genome contains a region encoding:
- a CDS encoding dihydrolipoyl dehydrogenase family protein yields the protein MSEDIEVDLVVIGAGPGGEALATGAAKAGLEVVVVDKHLVGGECPYYGCIPSKMMVRAADALAEAGRVAQLAGDVTVTPSWAPVAKRIDEEATTGWDDTIAVDRLADAGATVHHGVARLARTGRVAVELPDGTTTTYAARRGVVLNPGTRPAQLPVDGLADTPYWTNRDAVRVTELPGSLAVVGGGPIGCELAQVFARFGVRVTVVQHGPRLIPANEPEASALLADVFAHEGIRVLTGVELSAVSYADGAFTLTLDGDDGDQQVVADKLLVAAGRTPNLDDVGLETVGLDPTARTVEVDERMRAGDRLWAIGDVTGKGAFTHVSMYQSAIALRDVLGQDGPPAAYHAVPHATFTDPEVGGVGMTEQQARDAGLTVRVGSTPLEQSSRGFTHGPGATGLVKVVEDADRGVLVGATAVGPAGGEILGFLAVAVHAAVPTDTLRSMIYAYPTFHRAIETALGELA from the coding sequence ATGAGCGAGGACATCGAGGTCGACCTGGTCGTGATCGGCGCAGGACCCGGGGGCGAGGCCCTGGCCACGGGAGCAGCGAAGGCGGGGCTCGAGGTGGTCGTCGTCGACAAGCACCTCGTCGGCGGTGAGTGCCCGTACTACGGCTGCATCCCCTCGAAGATGATGGTGCGCGCCGCCGACGCCCTGGCCGAGGCCGGTCGCGTCGCGCAGCTCGCCGGGGACGTGACGGTCACCCCGTCGTGGGCGCCGGTCGCGAAGCGCATCGACGAGGAGGCCACGACCGGCTGGGACGACACCATCGCGGTCGACCGGCTCGCGGACGCCGGCGCGACCGTGCACCACGGCGTCGCGCGCCTCGCCCGCACCGGCCGGGTCGCGGTCGAGCTCCCGGACGGCACCACCACGACGTACGCCGCCCGCCGCGGCGTCGTGCTCAACCCGGGCACCCGCCCGGCGCAGCTCCCGGTCGACGGGCTCGCGGACACGCCGTACTGGACCAACCGCGACGCGGTCCGCGTCACCGAGCTGCCCGGCTCCCTGGCGGTCGTCGGGGGCGGCCCGATCGGCTGCGAGCTGGCCCAGGTCTTCGCGCGCTTCGGCGTCCGGGTGACCGTCGTCCAGCACGGGCCGCGGCTGATCCCCGCCAACGAGCCCGAGGCCTCGGCGCTGCTCGCCGACGTGTTCGCCCACGAGGGGATCCGGGTGCTGACCGGGGTCGAGCTGAGCGCGGTCTCCTACGCCGACGGCGCCTTCACGCTGACCCTCGACGGGGACGACGGCGACCAGCAGGTGGTCGCCGACAAGCTGCTCGTCGCCGCGGGCCGCACCCCGAACCTCGACGACGTCGGCCTCGAGACGGTCGGCCTCGACCCGACCGCCCGCACCGTCGAGGTCGACGAGCGGATGCGTGCGGGGGACAGGCTCTGGGCGATCGGCGACGTGACCGGCAAGGGCGCCTTCACCCACGTGTCGATGTACCAGTCGGCGATCGCGCTGCGCGACGTCCTCGGCCAGGACGGCCCGCCGGCTGCATACCACGCCGTCCCGCACGCCACCTTCACCGATCCCGAGGTCGGCGGCGTCGGCATGACCGAGCAGCAGGCCCGCGACGCCGGACTGACCGTCCGGGTCGGGAGCACGCCCCTGGAGCAGTCGTCGCGCGGCTTCACCCACGGACCGGGGGCCACGGGCCTGGTCAAGGTGGTCGAGGACGCCGACCGCGGGGTGCTCGTGGGCGCGACCGCGGTCGGACCGGCCGGCGGCGAGATCCTCGGCTTCCTCGCGGTGGCCGTGCACGCCGCGGTGCCGACCGACACGCTGCGCTCGATGATCTACGCCTACCCGACCTTCCACCGCGCGATCGAGACGGCGCTGGGCGAGCTCGCCTGA
- a CDS encoding SIMPL domain-containing protein produces the protein MSVKSVLLAGLVLLALVVAYLLGNDGGAAPAQAAGQPLAAPAAAGTTAAQARTLTMVGKGEASAVPDELSFALAVGATRDDLETALADASRTMDRVLGSLTAYGVAKADVQTTGLSMYPVYDYHSYGPPTLRGYKVNQRARVLVKDLKQGGKAVSAAVAAGGNAVRVNDIRLQVGDPDAVMAKARAAAVKAATAKAEQYAAAAGQDLGDVLTLKEVTTSNRSALTNTYELNGLMDRAAAALPVPIRAGKDDLGVTVQVVWEFE, from the coding sequence GTGAGCGTGAAGAGCGTGCTGCTGGCGGGTCTGGTGCTCCTGGCATTGGTGGTCGCCTACCTGCTGGGGAACGACGGGGGAGCCGCGCCGGCGCAGGCGGCGGGGCAGCCGCTCGCGGCACCGGCCGCCGCGGGCACGACCGCGGCTCAGGCCCGGACGCTGACGATGGTCGGCAAGGGCGAGGCCAGCGCGGTGCCGGACGAGCTGAGCTTCGCGCTGGCGGTGGGCGCCACGCGCGACGACCTCGAGACGGCGCTGGCCGACGCCAGCCGGACCATGGACCGCGTGCTCGGCTCGCTGACGGCGTACGGCGTGGCGAAGGCCGACGTGCAGACGACGGGACTGTCGATGTACCCGGTCTACGACTACCACTCCTACGGCCCGCCCACGCTCCGCGGCTACAAGGTCAACCAGCGGGCGCGGGTGCTCGTGAAGGACCTGAAGCAGGGCGGCAAGGCGGTCAGCGCCGCCGTCGCGGCGGGCGGCAACGCGGTGCGGGTCAACGACATCCGGCTGCAGGTCGGCGACCCCGACGCGGTGATGGCGAAGGCCCGGGCCGCCGCGGTGAAGGCGGCGACCGCCAAGGCCGAGCAGTACGCCGCCGCCGCCGGCCAGGACCTCGGGGACGTGCTGACCCTCAAGGAGGTCACCACGAGCAACCGCTCGGCGCTCACGAACACCTACGAGCTCAACGGCCTGATGGACCGGGCCGCGGCGGCGCTGCCGGTGCCGATCCGGGCGGGCAAGGACGACCTGGGCGTGACGGTGCAGGTCGTCTGGGAGTTTGAGTGA
- the nusB gene encoding transcription antitermination factor NusB has product MSARTKARKRALDVLFASELRSESAVVALDRAIADGEGPTHDYTAVLVRGVVEHQARIDELLRSFSEGWTLERMPAVDRNVLRLGVYELLYADDVPDAVAVSEAMTLVRELSTDESPAFVNGVLGAVQRDKATHTA; this is encoded by the coding sequence ATGAGTGCTCGCACCAAGGCCCGCAAGCGCGCCCTCGACGTCCTCTTCGCCTCCGAGCTCCGCTCGGAGAGCGCGGTCGTCGCGCTCGACCGCGCCATCGCCGACGGTGAGGGACCGACCCACGACTACACCGCCGTGCTGGTGCGCGGCGTCGTCGAGCACCAGGCCCGCATCGACGAGCTGCTGCGCTCGTTCTCCGAGGGCTGGACGCTCGAGCGGATGCCGGCCGTGGACCGCAACGTGCTGCGGCTCGGCGTCTACGAGCTGCTGTACGCCGACGACGTCCCGGACGCCGTCGCCGTCAGCGAGGCGATGACGCTCGTGCGCGAGCTGTCGACCGACGAGTCGCCGGCCTTCGTCAACGGCGTCCTCGGCGCCGTGCAGCGCGACAAGGCCACGCACACCGCCTGA
- a CDS encoding type II 3-dehydroquinate dehydratase has translation MSTPRRVLVLNGPNLGRLGRRQPEIYGTTTHAELAHRCVTWGADLGLEVEVRQTNHEGDLLDWLNAAADDVVPVVLNAGAWTHYSYALYDACSQLVAPLVEVHLSEPLQRPEEFRHTSVVTPHAVEVIAGHGVEGYRLALEVVARS, from the coding sequence GTGAGCACGCCGCGGCGGGTGCTGGTGCTCAACGGGCCGAACCTCGGTCGCCTCGGCCGCCGCCAGCCCGAGATCTACGGCACCACCACCCACGCCGAGCTCGCGCACCGGTGCGTCACCTGGGGCGCCGACCTCGGGCTCGAGGTCGAGGTGCGCCAGACCAACCACGAGGGCGACCTGCTCGACTGGCTCAACGCCGCCGCCGACGACGTCGTCCCGGTCGTCCTCAACGCCGGCGCCTGGACCCACTACTCCTACGCGCTGTACGACGCCTGCTCCCAGCTCGTCGCCCCGCTCGTCGAGGTGCACCTCTCCGAGCCGCTCCAGCGGCCCGAGGAGTTCCGCCACACCTCGGTGGTCACCCCGCACGCCGTCGAGGTGATCGCCGGGCACGGCGTCGAGGGCTACCGCCTGGCCCTCGAGGTCGTCGCCCGCTCCTGA
- the efp gene encoding elongation factor P gives MASTNDLKNGMVLNIDGQLWAVVEFQHVKPGKGPAFVRTKLKNVESNKTVDKTFNAGTKVETATVDRRSMQYLYNDGSSYVFMDVQSYEQLEVTPEILGGNANFLLENQEVVVATNEGRVLFVELPASVELVITFTEPGLAGDSATGRTKPATLETGHEIQVPLFINQGEKVKVDTRDSSYMGRVKS, from the coding sequence ATGGCATCGACCAACGACCTCAAGAACGGCATGGTTCTCAACATCGACGGTCAGCTCTGGGCCGTCGTGGAGTTCCAGCACGTGAAGCCGGGCAAGGGCCCCGCGTTCGTGCGCACCAAGCTGAAGAACGTCGAGTCGAACAAGACCGTCGACAAGACCTTCAACGCCGGCACCAAGGTCGAGACCGCCACGGTCGACCGTCGCTCGATGCAGTACCTCTACAACGACGGCTCGTCGTACGTCTTCATGGACGTGCAGAGCTACGAGCAGCTCGAGGTGACCCCCGAGATCCTCGGCGGCAACGCCAACTTCCTCCTCGAGAACCAGGAGGTCGTGGTCGCGACCAACGAGGGCCGGGTGCTCTTCGTCGAGCTGCCCGCCTCGGTCGAGCTGGTCATCACCTTCACCGAGCCCGGCCTGGCCGGCGACTCGGCCACCGGCCGCACCAAGCCGGCCACCCTGGAGACCGGTCACGAGATCCAGGTGCCGCTGTTCATCAACCAGGGCGAGAAGGTCAAGGTCGACACGCGCGACTCGTCCTACATGGGCCGCGTCAAGTCCTGA
- a CDS encoding DUF1206 domain-containing protein has protein sequence MGDMKSSAEAAGRRAQNNEWVDRGIRFGMVVYGVVHLVIAWLAIQLALGESSGKASSTGALHQLAQQGFGKLLVWLVALGMVLLVIWKLLDAALGHQEEDGGKKARKKAVDVGKAVIYGAIAFSALKIAVGSGGGGKKKGSSGDTTATVMNWPGGQFIITVVGLAIIGYGISLMVRAWTEKFRENLTAEGTSGDAGTAYIWFGKAGYMAKGIATVIVGGLFAYAGITHEAGKSGGLDTALHKVLQQPFGQVLLILMGIGIGCYGLFCFARARYMAR, from the coding sequence ATGGGAGACATGAAGAGCAGCGCCGAGGCCGCGGGCCGACGCGCGCAGAACAACGAGTGGGTCGACCGGGGGATCCGCTTCGGCATGGTCGTGTACGGCGTCGTGCACCTCGTGATCGCCTGGCTGGCGATCCAGCTGGCCCTGGGCGAGAGCTCCGGCAAGGCGAGCAGCACGGGAGCGCTGCACCAGCTGGCGCAGCAGGGCTTCGGCAAGCTCCTGGTGTGGCTGGTCGCGCTCGGGATGGTCCTGCTGGTGATCTGGAAGCTGCTCGACGCGGCGCTGGGCCACCAGGAGGAGGACGGCGGCAAGAAGGCGCGCAAGAAGGCCGTCGACGTCGGCAAGGCCGTCATCTACGGTGCCATCGCGTTCAGCGCGCTCAAGATCGCGGTCGGCAGCGGCGGCGGCGGCAAGAAGAAGGGCAGCTCCGGGGACACCACCGCGACGGTCATGAACTGGCCCGGTGGCCAGTTCATCATCACCGTCGTCGGCCTCGCGATCATCGGCTACGGCATCAGCCTGATGGTCCGCGCCTGGACCGAGAAGTTCCGCGAGAACCTCACCGCCGAGGGCACCAGCGGCGACGCCGGCACGGCGTACATCTGGTTCGGCAAGGCCGGCTACATGGCCAAGGGCATCGCCACCGTGATCGTCGGCGGCCTGTTCGCCTACGCCGGCATCACGCACGAGGCCGGCAAGTCCGGTGGGCTGGACACGGCGCTGCACAAGGTCCTGCAGCAGCCGTTCGGCCAGGTGCTGCTGATCCTGATGGGCATCGGCATCGGGTGCTACGGGCTGTTCTGCTTCGCCCGCGCCCGCTACATGGCGCGCTGA
- a CDS encoding shikimate kinase, which yields MTGAPRAVLVGAPGAGKSTVAGLLAREWGVAARDTDADIVAAEGREIADIFLDPGEAHFRSLEKAAVAAALAEHDGVLSLGGGAVLDPDTRALLAGHRVVFLRVGLADAVKRVGLGTGRPLLLGNVRSRIKALLDERAPVYASVAMLVVDTDGRTPEDVAREIREGLA from the coding sequence GTGACCGGCGCCCCGCGCGCCGTCCTCGTCGGAGCGCCGGGAGCCGGCAAGTCCACGGTGGCCGGCCTGCTGGCCCGTGAGTGGGGCGTGGCCGCCCGCGACACCGACGCCGACATCGTCGCCGCCGAGGGCCGGGAGATCGCCGACATCTTCCTCGACCCCGGCGAGGCGCACTTCCGGTCGCTCGAGAAGGCCGCGGTCGCCGCGGCCCTGGCCGAGCACGACGGCGTGCTGTCGCTCGGCGGCGGCGCCGTGCTCGACCCCGACACCCGGGCGCTGCTCGCCGGGCACCGCGTGGTCTTCCTCCGCGTCGGGCTCGCCGACGCGGTGAAGCGGGTCGGCCTCGGCACCGGCCGGCCCCTGCTGCTGGGCAACGTCCGCTCCCGGATCAAGGCCCTTCTCGACGAACGCGCCCCGGTGTACGCCTCGGTCGCCATGCTGGTCGTGGACACCGATGGGCGCACCCCCGAGGATGTCGCGAGGGAGATCAGGGAGGGGCTCGCATGA
- a CDS encoding MinD/ParA family ATP-binding protein, which translates to MSQTPQDPAPAGGRAEHDLSDTSDRLYTPEELNAYAAGQQARLGQPPSGPPQSRVYGDPLTDPLPGQRPTAPPAGWTPPAPQAAAQPPVQPPTQPAAQPPVPEDGGTREVPQLYPQQPAQPPVQAQPPVQAQQPAPPRPPVSTSPAVVPGSALVPTADQQGQQGDEGDVRRFMSATDFLDRRDEDKETGPATWGWRGNVRRWSGGLIKPRMGPAELAYEQDRSTIQRDFDGPRTIAFINPKGGAAKTTGVLAAGYTFGTVRGGGVVAWDNNETRGTLGIRGTRSTHRNTTRELLEDLEKFSDVYQSRIGDLGAFVRSQGDAHFDVLASDERPDVTGMIHAGDFNAVHKLLERFYRIILVDTGNNMRAENWLAAADAADLLVVTSTVREDTGYSGLWMLDALQDAGYQNLKHKTVTVLSDPSAQVDSKLAADLVDVYQQRTRGVYRVPYDPALVAGSAMPYAQLSSNTRMQWLKACAGMASAL; encoded by the coding sequence ATGAGCCAGACGCCGCAGGACCCCGCCCCCGCGGGCGGCCGTGCCGAGCACGACCTCTCGGACACGAGCGACCGGCTCTACACGCCCGAGGAGCTCAACGCCTACGCCGCCGGCCAGCAGGCCCGCCTCGGCCAGCCGCCCTCGGGTCCGCCGCAGTCGCGCGTGTACGGCGACCCGCTCACCGACCCGCTGCCGGGGCAGCGGCCGACCGCGCCGCCCGCCGGCTGGACCCCGCCGGCCCCGCAGGCCGCCGCCCAGCCGCCCGTGCAGCCGCCCACCCAGCCGGCCGCCCAGCCGCCGGTCCCCGAGGACGGCGGCACCCGCGAGGTGCCGCAGCTCTACCCCCAGCAGCCGGCCCAGCCGCCCGTCCAGGCCCAGCCGCCGGTGCAGGCGCAGCAGCCCGCACCGCCGCGGCCGCCGGTGTCGACGTCCCCGGCCGTGGTGCCGGGCTCGGCCCTGGTGCCGACCGCGGACCAGCAGGGGCAGCAGGGCGACGAGGGCGACGTCCGGCGCTTCATGAGCGCCACCGACTTCCTCGACCGGCGCGACGAGGACAAGGAGACCGGCCCGGCGACCTGGGGCTGGCGCGGCAACGTGCGCCGCTGGAGCGGCGGCCTGATCAAGCCGCGCATGGGCCCGGCCGAGCTGGCCTACGAGCAGGACCGCTCGACGATCCAGCGCGACTTCGACGGCCCGCGCACGATCGCCTTCATCAACCCCAAGGGCGGCGCGGCCAAGACCACCGGCGTGCTCGCGGCCGGCTACACCTTCGGCACCGTCCGCGGCGGGGGCGTCGTGGCCTGGGACAACAACGAGACCCGCGGCACGCTCGGCATCCGGGGCACCCGCAGCACGCACCGCAACACCACCCGCGAGCTGCTCGAGGACCTCGAGAAGTTCAGCGACGTCTACCAGTCGCGCATCGGCGACCTCGGTGCGTTCGTGCGCTCCCAGGGCGACGCACACTTCGACGTGCTCGCCTCCGACGAGCGCCCGGACGTGACCGGCATGATCCACGCCGGCGACTTCAACGCGGTGCACAAGCTGCTCGAGCGGTTCTACCGGATCATCCTGGTCGACACCGGCAACAACATGCGGGCCGAGAACTGGCTGGCCGCCGCCGACGCCGCCGACCTGCTCGTCGTGACCAGCACGGTGCGCGAGGACACCGGCTACAGCGGCCTGTGGATGCTCGACGCGCTGCAGGACGCGGGCTACCAGAACCTCAAGCACAAGACCGTCACGGTGCTCTCGGACCCGTCCGCGCAGGTGGACAGCAAGCTGGCCGCCGACCTGGTCGACGTCTACCAGCAGCGCACCCGCGGGGTCTACCGCGTGCCCTACGACCCGGCGCTGGTCGCCGGCTCCGCGATGCCCTACGCCCAGCTGTCGTCGAACACCCGGATGCAGTGGCTCAAGGCGTGCGCCGGGATGGCCTCCGCGCTCTGA
- the aroB gene encoding 3-dehydroquinate synthase: MNDTVLSVGGASPYDVVVGSDLAERLPGMLGVGVQRVAVVFSDALGDLVRPVLDSLAAAYDVMVLPIPDGERAKGAAVAVACWDALGEAGFTRSDAIVTFGGGATTDLGGFVAATWLRGVRVVHVPTTLLAMVDAAVGGKTGVNTRSGKNLVGSFHEPAGVLCDLATLATLPRPELVAGLGEVVKCGFIADPRILELVETTDPETLTADSPVLRELVERAIRVKIDVVVADLKETGGFGGHPGREVLNYGHTMAHAIERAENYGIRHGEAVALGCVYVAELASRAGTLAPQIVARHHAAFARVGLPTTYDGASFDELHAAMKVDKKTRGSQLRFVVLSDLAVPTVLAGPSEVDLRSAFDVLVGGRA, encoded by the coding sequence ATGAACGACACCGTGCTCTCGGTGGGCGGAGCGTCGCCGTACGACGTCGTGGTCGGCAGCGACCTCGCCGAGCGGCTGCCCGGCATGCTCGGCGTCGGCGTCCAGCGGGTCGCCGTGGTCTTCTCCGACGCGCTCGGCGACCTGGTCCGACCCGTCCTGGACTCGCTCGCGGCGGCGTACGACGTCATGGTGCTGCCCATCCCCGACGGGGAGCGCGCCAAGGGCGCCGCGGTGGCCGTGGCGTGCTGGGACGCGCTCGGCGAGGCGGGATTCACCCGCTCCGACGCGATCGTGACCTTCGGCGGCGGCGCCACCACCGACCTCGGCGGGTTCGTCGCCGCGACCTGGCTGCGCGGCGTCCGGGTCGTGCACGTGCCGACCACGCTGCTGGCCATGGTCGACGCGGCCGTGGGCGGCAAGACCGGCGTCAACACGCGCAGCGGCAAGAACCTGGTCGGCTCCTTCCACGAGCCCGCCGGCGTGCTCTGTGACCTCGCCACGCTGGCCACGCTGCCGCGCCCCGAGCTCGTCGCCGGGCTCGGCGAGGTGGTCAAGTGCGGCTTCATCGCCGACCCCCGGATCCTCGAGCTGGTCGAGACCACCGATCCCGAGACGCTGACCGCGGACTCGCCCGTCCTGCGCGAGCTCGTGGAGCGCGCGATCCGCGTCAAGATCGACGTCGTGGTGGCCGACCTCAAGGAGACCGGCGGCTTCGGCGGCCACCCCGGACGCGAGGTCCTCAACTACGGCCACACGATGGCGCACGCGATCGAGCGCGCCGAGAACTACGGCATCCGGCACGGCGAGGCGGTGGCGCTCGGCTGCGTCTATGTCGCCGAGCTGGCCAGCCGGGCCGGCACCCTCGCGCCCCAGATCGTCGCGCGGCACCACGCGGCGTTCGCGCGGGTCGGCCTGCCCACGACGTACGACGGCGCCTCCTTCGACGAGCTGCACGCCGCCATGAAGGTGGACAAGAAGACCCGCGGCTCGCAGCTGCGCTTCGTCGTGCTCTCCGACCTCGCGGTGCCGACCGTGCTCGCCGGGCCGTCGGAGGTCGACCTCCGCAGCGCCTTCGACGTCCTCGTGGGCGGGCGCGCGTGA
- a CDS encoding class I SAM-dependent methyltransferase: MVEEAFYAEARLYDLMFPGGGASVEFYRAQAAGSGGRVLELGCGTGHKLIPIAADGSSCVGLDLSASMLAEARRKADEHGVVLEWVQGDMTAFDLGRTFDLVVIAANSLLHLLEADDLVSCLASVRRHLAPGGRLVLDVFNPSVRMLAEADGVRRNRESLSFTDPDLGRVRVEVAETYDALAQVTRGTWHLSTDTDPAVVVAPLELRSIFPQELPLLLELGGLRLVSRYGDWSGTPFDGASPLQLCVCEPR, translated from the coding sequence GTGGTGGAGGAAGCGTTCTACGCAGAGGCGCGGCTCTACGACCTGATGTTCCCGGGCGGCGGTGCCTCGGTGGAGTTCTATCGCGCCCAGGCGGCCGGGTCGGGAGGCCGGGTGCTCGAGCTCGGCTGCGGCACCGGGCACAAGCTGATCCCCATCGCCGCCGACGGGAGCTCGTGCGTGGGCCTGGACCTGTCCGCGTCGATGCTGGCCGAGGCCCGTCGCAAGGCGGACGAGCACGGTGTCGTGCTCGAGTGGGTGCAGGGGGACATGACGGCCTTCGACCTGGGCCGCACGTTCGACCTCGTGGTCATCGCGGCCAACTCCCTGCTGCACCTGCTCGAGGCTGACGACCTCGTGAGCTGCCTCGCGTCCGTCCGGCGCCACCTCGCACCCGGGGGACGCCTCGTCCTCGACGTGTTCAACCCGAGCGTGCGGATGCTGGCGGAGGCCGACGGCGTGCGTCGCAACCGGGAGTCGCTCTCGTTCACCGACCCGGACCTGGGCCGGGTGCGGGTCGAGGTGGCGGAGACGTACGACGCGCTCGCCCAAGTGACGCGCGGCACCTGGCACCTGTCGACCGACACCGACCCGGCGGTCGTGGTCGCCCCTCTGGAGCTCCGGAGCATCTTCCCGCAGGAGCTGCCGCTGCTGCTGGAGCTCGGCGGCCTGCGGCTCGTCAGCAGGTACGGCGACTGGTCGGGCACGCCGTTCGACGGAGCCTCGCCGCTCCAGCTCTGCGTGTGCGAGCCCCGCTGA
- a CDS encoding dihydrolipoyl dehydrogenase family protein → MTNQREVDVVVIGLGPGGSAAVRTLAEAGLDVVGIEENLVGGECPFYGCTPSKLMIRASDVLAEARRVPRFAGAADVRPDWAPVAARIREVTADWTDDDHVADLEKAGATVVHGRGRLDGPGRVLVASHGATTTYVARRGVVLGTGTAPAVLPIDGLADTPYWTNREVVAVTDLPASLVVVGGGPIGAELAQVFARFGVDVTLVETLDQLLGKDEPEAARVVRSVLEAEGVTVRTGVEVGRVDHDDDGFHVRLDDETLTAEQVLVAAGRHLNLTGIGLDTLGLDEDADRLATDERMRAGERLWALGDITGEGAYTHVATYQARIACRDLLGEDGPWADYRAVARVTFTDPEVGGVGLTEEQAREAGIRVLTGTSDVSDSSRGWIHGAEGVVKVVADADRGILVGATVVAPYAGEIVGLLTTAVHAEVPVAVLLEMHYAFPTLHSAILTALRDLA, encoded by the coding sequence ATGACGAACCAGCGCGAGGTCGACGTCGTGGTCATCGGACTGGGACCGGGTGGCTCCGCGGCCGTCCGCACCCTCGCCGAGGCGGGTCTCGACGTGGTCGGGATCGAGGAGAACCTGGTCGGGGGCGAGTGCCCGTTCTACGGCTGCACGCCCTCGAAGCTGATGATCCGCGCCTCCGACGTGCTCGCCGAGGCCCGCCGCGTGCCGCGGTTCGCCGGGGCGGCCGACGTGCGCCCCGACTGGGCGCCGGTCGCGGCCCGGATCCGCGAGGTCACGGCGGACTGGACCGACGACGACCACGTCGCCGACCTGGAGAAGGCCGGTGCCACGGTCGTGCACGGCCGCGGCCGGCTCGACGGACCCGGACGGGTGCTCGTCGCGTCGCACGGCGCCACCACGACGTACGTCGCCCGGCGCGGCGTCGTGCTCGGCACCGGGACCGCGCCGGCCGTGCTGCCGATCGACGGGCTGGCGGACACGCCGTACTGGACGAACCGCGAGGTCGTCGCTGTCACCGACCTGCCGGCGAGCCTGGTCGTGGTCGGTGGTGGGCCGATCGGCGCCGAGCTCGCCCAGGTGTTCGCGCGCTTCGGCGTCGACGTCACGCTGGTCGAGACGCTCGACCAGCTGCTCGGCAAGGACGAGCCGGAGGCCGCCCGCGTCGTGCGGTCGGTGCTCGAGGCCGAGGGCGTGACCGTGCGCACCGGGGTCGAGGTCGGCCGCGTCGACCACGACGACGACGGCTTCCACGTCCGCCTGGACGACGAGACGCTGACCGCCGAGCAGGTCCTGGTCGCCGCGGGCCGGCACCTCAACCTCACCGGCATCGGCCTCGACACCCTCGGCCTCGACGAGGACGCCGACCGGCTCGCGACCGACGAGCGGATGCGGGCCGGGGAGCGGCTCTGGGCGCTCGGCGACATCACCGGCGAGGGTGCCTACACGCACGTCGCGACCTACCAGGCCCGGATCGCCTGCCGCGACCTGCTCGGCGAGGACGGCCCGTGGGCGGACTACCGGGCGGTCGCCCGGGTGACCTTCACCGACCCCGAGGTCGGGGGCGTGGGCCTCACCGAAGAGCAGGCCCGCGAGGCGGGGATCCGGGTGCTCACCGGCACCTCCGACGTCTCGGACTCCAGCCGCGGCTGGATCCACGGCGCGGAGGGCGTGGTCAAGGTGGTCGCGGACGCCGACCGGGGGATCCTCGTCGGGGCCACGGTCGTGGCGCCGTACGCCGGCGAGATCGTCGGCCTGCTGACGACCGCCGTGCACGCCGAGGTGCCGGTCGCGGTGCTGCTCGAGATGCACTACGCGTTCCCCACCCTGCACAGCGCGATCCTGACCGCGCTCCGCGACCTCGCCTGA